The proteins below come from a single Longimicrobium sp. genomic window:
- a CDS encoding transposase — RGERRVAARIEATPQGLDIRYVVTNLRRGSAEWLYAAIYCARGQAENLIKLHKSQLASDRTSCREPRANQVRLILHTAAYWLLLRVRDAIPSPQPLATAEFTTLRLRLIKIGACITETATRVRIAFTAACPEADLFAGLVRGCLPAGP; from the coding sequence GGCGTGGCGAACGCCGTGTCGCCGCGCGCATCGAAGCCACGCCCCAAGGGCTGGACATCCGCTACGTGGTGACCAACTTGCGCCGCGGCTCGGCGGAATGGCTCTATGCGGCCATCTACTGCGCACGCGGCCAGGCCGAGAACCTGATTAAATTGCACAAGAGCCAGCTTGCCTCCGACCGCACCAGTTGCCGCGAGCCACGCGCCAACCAGGTGCGGCTGATCCTGCACACGGCCGCCTACTGGCTGCTGTTGCGCGTCCGTGACGCCATTCCCAGCCCGCAGCCTCTCGCCACGGCCGAGTTCACCACCCTGCGGCTGCGCCTGATCAAGATCGGCGCGTGTATCACCGAGACCGCCACACGGGTCCGCATCGCCTTCACCGCCGCCTGCCCGGAGGCTGATCTGTTCGCCGGTCTGGTGCGTGGCTGCCTGCCTGCGGGGCCCTGA